The Altererythrobacter sp. Root672 genome includes a window with the following:
- a CDS encoding SPOR domain-containing protein, whose amino-acid sequence MTRIAGHIQRRRPGAFALMASAAGVLLCVAVSPAVQAQPVVQPLPHPATYRLNEALRQLAQDPRSMNALIDAGQASIALEDPESALGFFRRAEAVNPSDGRVKAGLAAVMVRQGQPLEAIRLFDEAEKAGEAMLLHAPDRGLAFDLIGDNARAQKEYSASLNFAPDPMVIQRLALSQAIGGDQAAADATLLPLLQKSDLSAYRTRAFSLAILGKSEEAVTIAETMLPERLSSRLAPYLRYMPRLTRAQQAAAANLGTFPPAAQIGRDDPAVVAYASQLGVQPSVPGSAPVAGSADSRLVPAGEPLGRRDNTSRIPRREELPAQQPAARPPAPTPAPTPPRPAVQAPQVAQVPQPQPQPIEPPPPAPVVVSALPPAPVQQPAPEPEGPPPPPTQDLVEAFSDFTTPATRVIPADGAVDMSKFVPRRDPPPRPAVVAPPKPVIPSRHWVQIATGRDTDALAFDWRRLKRAAGGLLDKSKPQIADWGQTNRLLVGPFPNAKEANEFVADLKKKNLDSFRFTSAQGEEVKPLD is encoded by the coding sequence ATGACCCGCATCGCCGGTCATATCCAACGTCGCAGGCCAGGTGCATTCGCACTGATGGCCTCGGCGGCTGGCGTGCTGCTGTGCGTCGCGGTTTCGCCGGCGGTGCAAGCTCAGCCGGTGGTCCAGCCGCTGCCGCATCCAGCAACCTACCGCCTCAACGAGGCACTGCGTCAACTGGCCCAGGATCCGCGTTCGATGAACGCGCTGATTGACGCAGGACAGGCCTCGATTGCGCTCGAAGATCCGGAATCCGCGCTCGGCTTCTTCCGCCGGGCCGAGGCCGTCAATCCGAGCGATGGGCGGGTGAAGGCCGGACTGGCAGCGGTCATGGTTCGCCAGGGGCAACCGCTCGAAGCCATACGCCTGTTTGACGAGGCGGAGAAGGCTGGCGAGGCCATGCTGCTCCATGCGCCGGATCGGGGCTTGGCTTTCGACCTGATCGGCGACAATGCCCGGGCGCAGAAGGAATATTCGGCTTCGCTGAACTTCGCGCCCGATCCGATGGTCATCCAGCGGTTAGCCCTGAGCCAGGCGATCGGGGGCGACCAGGCTGCTGCCGATGCAACTTTGCTCCCGCTTCTGCAAAAGAGCGATCTTTCCGCGTACCGGACGCGCGCCTTCTCGCTGGCGATCCTTGGGAAATCGGAAGAAGCCGTCACGATTGCCGAGACCATGTTGCCAGAGCGGCTCTCGAGCCGGTTGGCGCCCTATCTGCGCTACATGCCGCGCCTGACGCGCGCGCAGCAGGCGGCCGCGGCCAACTTGGGCACGTTCCCGCCCGCCGCGCAGATCGGCCGCGACGATCCGGCGGTCGTGGCTTACGCCTCGCAGCTTGGTGTTCAGCCATCGGTTCCGGGTTCTGCTCCGGTAGCGGGTTCAGCTGACTCGCGTCTGGTGCCCGCGGGCGAACCGCTCGGCCGGCGCGACAACACCAGCCGCATCCCCAGGCGCGAAGAGCTTCCGGCACAGCAACCAGCCGCACGGCCGCCTGCGCCCACACCTGCGCCAACGCCTCCGCGTCCGGCAGTACAGGCCCCTCAAGTCGCTCAAGTACCGCAGCCGCAACCGCAGCCGATCGAGCCGCCTCCACCGGCGCCGGTCGTCGTCTCGGCCTTGCCTCCGGCGCCCGTCCAGCAGCCAGCGCCCGAACCCGAAGGGCCGCCTCCGCCTCCGACTCAGGACCTGGTCGAGGCGTTCTCCGATTTCACCACTCCTGCGACCCGCGTCATCCCCGCGGACGGAGCCGTGGACATGTCCAAGTTCGTGCCGAGACGCGATCCTCCGCCAAGGCCTGCGGTGGTCGCCCCGCCAAAGCCGGTCATTCCGAGCCGTCACTGGGTTCAGATCGCCACGGGCCGCGATACCGATGCGCTGGCGTTCGACTGGCGCCGACTCAAGCGGGCTGCGGGCGGCTTGCTGGACAAGTCCAAGCCGCAAATCGCCGATTGGGGGCAGACCAACCGCCTGCTGGTCGGACCCTTCCCCAACGCCAAGGAAGCCAACGAGTTCGTTGCGGACTTGAAGAAGAAGAACTTGGATTCCTTCCGCTTCACCAGCGCCCAGGGGGAAGAGGTCAAGCCGCTCGACTGA
- the ftsZ gene encoding cell division protein FtsZ — protein MSINIGPPSVEELRPRITVIGVGGAGGNAISNMIEAEIEGVDFIVANTDAQALNNSIAEHRIQLGPDITRGLGAGSRPEVGRAAAEETIEEIERALEGVNMVFIAAGMGGGTGTGAAPVIAEIARGKGILTVGVVTKPFLFEGTRRMRSAESGIDELQKNVDTLLVIPNQNLFLVAKAETTFKEAFQLADEVLQQGVRSITDLMVMPGLINLDFADVRSVMGEMGKAMMGTGEGEGDNRALEAAERAIANPLLDGVSMQGAKGVIISIIGGEDMKLLEVDEAANHIRELVDPEANIIWGSAFNPSLEGKIRVSVVATGIEQSAEQAVAARSQPISLSAGRAPKKPVLPLPTEEELAEDSFATSGGAEPGFSQPASFEDEYAEPLAEAAYDEGEEEEGLSDPVDDSNYGRGQEAGYGSLSGMKIERDPDALAEQAEDEGDAFELTLEAPDAGDETPETEQDELLLEASEVADEAEPVQTGGRRRGLLGAGSGEAEGGSPAGGAAPAGGSTLFERMANLSRSSANRDEDEEDEGGSSSIRIPRFLGRQNNQ, from the coding sequence ATGAGCATCAATATCGGTCCTCCGTCGGTGGAGGAGTTGCGTCCGCGGATCACCGTGATCGGTGTCGGCGGCGCTGGCGGCAACGCCATATCCAACATGATCGAGGCGGAGATCGAAGGCGTCGACTTCATCGTCGCCAATACCGACGCGCAGGCACTCAACAACTCGATTGCGGAACACCGCATCCAGCTGGGTCCGGACATCACCCGCGGTCTTGGTGCGGGCTCGCGGCCTGAAGTCGGCCGCGCTGCCGCTGAAGAGACGATCGAAGAGATCGAACGCGCGCTCGAAGGCGTGAACATGGTCTTCATCGCCGCCGGCATGGGCGGCGGCACGGGCACTGGCGCTGCGCCGGTGATCGCGGAGATCGCGCGCGGCAAGGGCATCCTTACCGTCGGTGTGGTGACCAAGCCGTTCCTGTTCGAAGGCACCCGCCGCATGCGTTCCGCGGAGTCGGGCATCGACGAGCTGCAAAAGAACGTCGACACCCTGCTGGTCATTCCCAACCAGAACCTGTTCCTGGTCGCCAAGGCGGAAACCACCTTCAAGGAAGCGTTCCAGCTGGCCGACGAAGTGCTGCAGCAAGGCGTCCGTTCGATCACCGACCTGATGGTCATGCCCGGCCTCATCAACCTCGACTTCGCCGACGTTCGCTCGGTCATGGGCGAGATGGGCAAGGCGATGATGGGCACCGGCGAAGGCGAAGGCGACAATCGCGCTCTCGAAGCCGCTGAACGTGCCATCGCCAACCCGCTGCTCGACGGTGTGTCGATGCAGGGCGCCAAGGGCGTGATCATTTCGATCATCGGCGGCGAGGACATGAAGCTCCTCGAAGTCGACGAAGCGGCGAACCACATTCGCGAGCTCGTCGATCCCGAAGCCAACATCATCTGGGGCTCGGCGTTCAACCCGTCGCTCGAAGGCAAGATCCGCGTTTCGGTCGTCGCCACCGGCATAGAGCAGAGCGCCGAACAGGCCGTGGCTGCCCGCAGCCAGCCGATCAGCCTCAGCGCTGGACGTGCGCCGAAGAAGCCCGTCCTGCCGCTGCCGACCGAAGAGGAACTGGCCGAGGATTCGTTCGCGACCTCCGGAGGCGCAGAGCCGGGCTTCAGCCAGCCGGCATCGTTCGAAGACGAGTACGCCGAGCCTCTGGCCGAAGCCGCGTATGACGAGGGTGAGGAAGAGGAAGGTCTCTCCGACCCGGTCGACGACAGCAACTATGGCCGCGGCCAGGAAGCTGGTTACGGTTCGCTCAGCGGCATGAAGATCGAGCGCGATCCCGATGCTCTGGCTGAACAGGCCGAAGACGAAGGTGACGCTTTCGAGCTGACGCTCGAAGCCCCTGACGCTGGAGACGAAACGCCCGAAACCGAACAGGACGAACTCCTGCTCGAGGCGAGCGAAGTCGCTGACGAAGCCGAGCCGGTTCAAACCGGTGGCCGTCGCCGCGGCCTGCTCGGCGCGGGTTCGGGCGAAGCTGAAGGCGGCTCGCCCGCTGGTGGTGCGGCACCTGCAGGCGGAAGCACCCTGTTCGAACGCATGGCCAACCTGTCGCGCTCCAGCGCCAACAGAGATGAAGATGAAGAAGACGAAGGCGGAAGCAGTTCGATCCGCATCCCACGCTTCCTCGGCCGTCAGAACAACCAGTAG
- the ftsA gene encoding cell division protein FtsA, giving the protein MASQPRNSPRIARVFGAVNIGSFRISAMIAGLTESGEMVVLGSGHRASEGIRRGYVTDMAAATYAVRDALERAEKHAGTSVASVWIGCTGAGLASQITPVDIDIGGRRIEEEDIEHLLVSARSSIEPDGRMVLHAQPACYFLDGAEGIANPKGLHAERLRVDIHVMLAEGAAMRNLTEAVQNAHLEVEGIVASPLATGYACLTAEERDLGVAMVEFGAQVTNVSVYMAGMLVGLTTIPCGSADITDSIASALGIRRFQAERLKCVYGSAIASPADHREMIPVNGPGDDRAGPVARGADENNRIPRAELIGVITGELDRLVSDIGRALESMGYSGRHGRQVVFTGGGAELAGLADYAQSALGRPVRIGRPPQMKALPEAHAVPGFATLAGLVLYAAEDPIDIRSVGSRFQTSHRASGFAQVQRVWRAMREYF; this is encoded by the coding sequence ATGGCCAGCCAGCCTAGAAACAGCCCGCGCATCGCGCGCGTGTTTGGCGCGGTCAACATTGGATCGTTTCGCATTTCGGCCATGATCGCCGGTCTCACTGAGAGCGGCGAGATGGTCGTGCTCGGCAGCGGGCACCGTGCCTCAGAGGGCATTAGACGTGGCTATGTCACTGACATGGCCGCGGCGACTTATGCTGTGCGCGATGCGCTCGAGCGGGCGGAAAAGCACGCGGGGACGAGTGTCGCCAGCGTGTGGATCGGCTGCACCGGCGCCGGGCTCGCCAGCCAGATCACGCCGGTCGACATCGACATCGGCGGCCGCCGGATCGAAGAGGAAGACATCGAGCACTTGCTGGTCTCGGCGCGCAGCAGCATCGAGCCCGACGGCCGCATGGTGCTCCACGCGCAACCGGCGTGCTACTTCCTCGACGGGGCCGAAGGGATCGCCAACCCGAAAGGCCTCCATGCCGAGCGGTTGCGCGTCGATATCCACGTGATGCTCGCCGAAGGCGCAGCCATGCGCAACCTGACCGAGGCGGTGCAGAACGCCCACCTCGAGGTCGAAGGCATCGTCGCGTCGCCGCTGGCTACCGGATACGCCTGCCTGACCGCGGAAGAGCGGGACCTGGGCGTGGCGATGGTCGAGTTTGGCGCCCAGGTGACCAACGTCTCGGTCTACATGGCGGGCATGCTCGTCGGGCTGACGACGATCCCTTGCGGATCGGCCGATATCACCGACTCCATCGCAAGTGCGCTCGGCATCCGCCGCTTTCAGGCCGAACGGCTCAAGTGTGTTTATGGTTCGGCCATCGCCAGCCCGGCCGATCACCGTGAGATGATCCCGGTCAACGGTCCGGGCGACGATCGCGCCGGGCCTGTCGCCAGGGGTGCCGACGAGAACAACCGCATTCCGCGCGCGGAACTGATCGGCGTGATCACCGGAGAGCTCGACCGCCTGGTGAGCGACATCGGGCGCGCGCTAGAGTCCATGGGCTATTCGGGCCGTCACGGCCGCCAAGTGGTGTTCACTGGTGGCGGTGCAGAGCTCGCGGGCCTTGCCGACTATGCCCAGTCAGCGCTCGGACGGCCCGTCAGGATTGGCCGGCCACCGCAAATGAAGGCCCTTCCAGAGGCTCACGCCGTGCCCGGATTTGCCACTCTGGCCGGATTGGTACTCTATGCGGCGGAGGACCCGATCGATATTCGATCAGTCGGTTCGCGCTTCCAAACAAGCCATCGTGCCTCGGGTTTCGCGCAGGTACAGCGTGTCTGGCGCGCGATGAGAGAGTATTTTTAA
- a CDS encoding cell division protein FtsQ/DivIB, translating into MAQTIRRNAKPVRRQARAQASKTKVRKARQKTNSLVDALMRILPFTEEQLHKIFLVLILAAAVAIAWIVASTAGLTVLAGQQLALAAGDAGYEVNRVEVRGVERMNELKVYERVLGEKDRAMPLVDLHALRSQLIELPWVKDARVSRQLPDKIVVDIVERQPHAVLKKPDRLVLIDPQGHELEPISRAAAKGMLQISGPGAQVRVEELSALLDAAPALRPQVSAAEWVGNRRWNLTFKTGQVLALPQGEEESAGALMSFARLDGVNRLLGGKVAAFDMRNPERIYMRVPGRAQEASNTGGT; encoded by the coding sequence ATGGCCCAGACCATCCGCCGCAATGCCAAGCCGGTACGCAGGCAGGCGCGAGCGCAGGCTTCCAAGACCAAGGTCCGCAAGGCCAGGCAGAAGACCAATTCGCTGGTCGACGCGCTGATGCGCATCCTGCCCTTCACCGAAGAGCAACTGCACAAGATCTTCCTGGTCCTGATCCTTGCCGCCGCCGTGGCGATCGCGTGGATCGTCGCCAGCACCGCTGGGCTCACGGTACTGGCCGGTCAGCAATTGGCCCTCGCGGCGGGCGATGCGGGCTATGAGGTCAACCGCGTGGAAGTGCGCGGGGTCGAGCGGATGAACGAGCTCAAGGTCTACGAGCGGGTGCTGGGAGAGAAGGACCGGGCCATGCCCTTGGTCGACCTCCATGCGCTGCGTAGCCAGCTGATCGAGCTGCCGTGGGTGAAGGACGCGCGGGTCTCGCGCCAGCTTCCCGACAAGATCGTGGTCGACATCGTCGAGCGCCAGCCTCACGCGGTGCTCAAGAAGCCGGACAGGCTGGTACTGATCGATCCGCAAGGGCACGAGTTGGAGCCAATCTCGCGCGCGGCGGCTAAGGGCATGCTCCAGATTTCGGGTCCGGGCGCGCAGGTACGAGTAGAAGAGTTGAGCGCGCTGCTCGATGCGGCACCGGCCTTGCGTCCGCAGGTCTCTGCCGCCGAATGGGTCGGCAACCGGCGCTGGAACCTGACGTTCAAGACCGGCCAGGTGCTGGCCTTGCCGCAGGGCGAGGAAGAATCTGCCGGCGCACTCATGAGTTTCGCCAGATTAGACGGAGTGAACCGGCTGCTCGGGGGTAAAGTGGCCGCGTTCGATATGCGCAATCCGGAACGCATTTACATGCGGGTGCCGGGGCGCGCGCAAGAGGCATCAAACACCGGGGGAACTTAA
- a CDS encoding D-alanine--D-alanine ligase has product MSRLPKLHVAVLMGGWASERPVSLMSGEGVAKALESRGHRVTRIDMDRQVAARLAEAAPDVVFNALHGVPGEDGTVQGMMDLMGIPYTHSGLATSVIAIDKELTKHALVPHGVPMPGGRIVKSEELYQADPLARPYVLKPVNEGSSVGVAIVTDESNYGNPIRRDVRGPWQEFNQLLAEPYIRGRELTTAVLGDRALLVTELVPKSGFYDFDAKYTDGMTEHVCPAQIPPEIEKLCLEYALQAHRLLGCRGTSRSDFRWDDEQGEEGLFLLETNTQPGMTPLSLVPEQARHCGIDYAELVEIVIEDALVHFGKLERPA; this is encoded by the coding sequence ATGAGCCGGCTACCCAAACTCCACGTGGCCGTCCTGATGGGCGGATGGGCGAGCGAGCGGCCTGTCTCGCTGATGAGCGGCGAGGGCGTGGCCAAGGCGCTGGAATCGCGCGGGCATCGCGTCACGCGGATCGATATGGATCGCCAGGTCGCCGCACGGCTCGCCGAAGCTGCTCCCGATGTCGTGTTCAACGCGCTCCACGGCGTCCCAGGCGAAGATGGCACGGTGCAGGGCATGATGGACCTGATGGGCATCCCCTATACCCACTCGGGCCTCGCGACCTCGGTGATCGCGATCGACAAGGAGCTGACGAAGCACGCGCTCGTACCGCACGGTGTTCCGATGCCGGGTGGGCGCATCGTCAAGTCGGAGGAGCTTTACCAGGCCGACCCACTGGCACGGCCCTACGTGCTCAAGCCCGTCAACGAGGGATCGTCGGTTGGCGTCGCCATTGTTACCGACGAGAGCAACTACGGCAACCCGATCCGGCGCGATGTCAGGGGGCCGTGGCAAGAGTTCAACCAATTGCTGGCCGAGCCCTACATCCGCGGTCGTGAGCTGACCACGGCGGTTCTCGGCGACCGCGCGCTGCTGGTGACCGAGCTGGTCCCGAAATCGGGCTTCTACGATTTCGACGCCAAGTACACCGACGGCATGACCGAGCACGTCTGCCCCGCGCAGATCCCGCCGGAGATCGAGAAACTGTGCCTCGAATACGCGCTTCAGGCCCATCGCTTGCTCGGCTGCCGCGGCACTAGCCGGTCGGACTTCCGCTGGGACGATGAGCAGGGCGAGGAGGGCTTGTTCCTGCTAGAGACCAACACGCAGCCCGGCATGACTCCCCTTAGCCTGGTGCCCGAACAGGCGCGGCATTGCGGGATCGACTATGCCGAGTTGGTCGAAATCGTCATCGAGGATGCGCTGGTCCACTTCGGCAAGCTGGAAAGGCCTGCCTGA
- the murB gene encoding UDP-N-acetylmuramate dehydrogenase → MTRQPDSQHSECAAPGSDSDRTFDGWVPSEVRGKLSEDAPLDKLVWFKSGGAADWLFEPADTDDLVSFLCRLDEGTPVMALGLGSNLIIRDGGIPGVVVRLGKAFATVEVLRDQVLECGGGASGILVSSTARDAGIAGLEFLRGIPGTVGGFVRMNGGAYGREVADILIDCDVALPDGTLITVPAADLHYTYRHSDLPEGAIVVSARFKGTPGDPKVIGAEMDRIAQAREESQPLRSKTGGSTFKNPAGDKAWRLVDAAGCRGLKIGGAQVSEKHANFLINTGEATSADIETLGEEVRRRVSESQGVTLEWEIKRVGRW, encoded by the coding sequence ATGACCCGCCAGCCCGACAGCCAACATTCCGAATGTGCCGCGCCGGGTTCCGATTCCGACCGCACCTTTGACGGCTGGGTGCCGAGCGAAGTGCGCGGCAAGCTCTCCGAAGACGCACCGCTCGACAAGCTCGTGTGGTTCAAGAGCGGTGGAGCGGCGGATTGGTTGTTCGAGCCGGCCGACACCGACGACCTGGTCTCGTTCTTGTGCCGCCTCGACGAAGGCACGCCTGTCATGGCGCTTGGTCTTGGCTCTAACCTGATCATACGCGACGGCGGCATCCCGGGCGTGGTCGTGCGGCTGGGCAAGGCTTTCGCGACCGTCGAAGTGCTGCGCGATCAGGTCCTCGAGTGCGGCGGCGGCGCTAGTGGAATCCTCGTATCCTCGACTGCGCGCGACGCGGGTATTGCGGGGCTCGAGTTCCTGCGCGGTATCCCTGGCACAGTCGGTGGCTTCGTGCGCATGAACGGTGGCGCCTACGGGCGAGAGGTGGCGGATATCCTGATCGATTGCGACGTGGCGCTGCCTGACGGCACGCTGATCACCGTGCCAGCGGCAGATCTCCATTACACCTATCGCCATTCGGACTTGCCGGAGGGCGCGATCGTCGTCTCGGCGCGCTTCAAAGGCACGCCCGGCGATCCGAAAGTCATCGGCGCCGAAATGGATCGCATCGCCCAGGCGCGCGAAGAGAGCCAGCCGCTGCGCAGCAAGACGGGCGGCTCGACCTTCAAGAACCCAGCCGGCGACAAGGCCTGGCGGCTGGTCGACGCGGCCGGATGCCGGGGGCTCAAGATCGGCGGGGCACAAGTCAGCGAGAAGCATGCCAATTTCCTCATCAACACCGGCGAGGCCACTAGCGCCGACATCGAAACCCTTGGCGAAGAGGTTCGTCGTCGTGTCTCGGAAAGCCAGGGCGTGACGTTGGAATGGGAAATCAAGCGAGTGGGCCGGTGGTAA
- the murC gene encoding UDP-N-acetylmuramate--L-alanine ligase, translating to MNRALRQSSGGRMPTDIGTIHFVGIGGIGMSGIAEVMNNLGYTVQGSDISESASVERLRARGIKVMIGHDAANLGGAAVVVTSTAVKRDNPEVAAALDARVPVVRRAEMLAELMRLKRTVAVAGTHGKTTTTSMVAALLDAGGVDPTVINGGIIESYGSNARLGDSEWMVVEADESDGSFLRLDGTIAVVTNIDPEHLDHYGSFDAVKEAFVEFIENVPFYGAAVLCVDHPEVQKVIARVRDRRVVTYGFSAQADWSAENIRQQDSGIGNLFDAIHTDRDGNRRRIADIALPMPGRHNVQNALAAIAVANELGCDDEVIRTGFSRFGGVRRRFTRVGEVSGATVIDDYAHHPVEIRAVLSAAREAAKGRVIAVAQPHRFTRLRDLMGEFQSCFNDADVVFVAPVYTAGEAPIAGVDASALVKGLKDLGHRSAAEVSGPADLADRLAGLVQPGDIVVCLGAGDITKWAAGLAAEVSARQAGAVVEGAV from the coding sequence ATGAACCGCGCTCTCCGACAGTCCAGCGGCGGGCGGATGCCGACCGACATCGGCACGATCCATTTCGTCGGCATCGGCGGCATCGGCATGTCCGGCATCGCCGAAGTGATGAACAACCTCGGCTACACGGTGCAGGGCTCGGACATTTCGGAGAGCGCCTCGGTCGAACGGCTCCGCGCGCGTGGGATCAAGGTCATGATCGGCCATGACGCCGCCAATCTCGGCGGTGCGGCGGTCGTGGTCACCTCGACCGCAGTGAAGCGCGACAATCCGGAAGTCGCCGCGGCGCTCGACGCGCGCGTCCCAGTCGTGCGGCGTGCGGAAATGCTGGCCGAACTGATGCGCCTAAAGCGTACGGTTGCCGTCGCGGGTACGCACGGCAAGACCACGACAACCTCCATGGTCGCCGCCTTGCTTGATGCCGGCGGTGTCGACCCGACTGTGATCAACGGCGGGATCATCGAGAGCTACGGCTCCAACGCCCGGCTCGGCGACAGCGAGTGGATGGTGGTTGAAGCCGACGAAAGCGACGGCAGCTTCCTGCGCCTCGACGGCACGATCGCGGTGGTAACCAACATCGATCCCGAGCATCTCGACCATTACGGCAGCTTCGACGCTGTGAAAGAGGCGTTCGTCGAGTTCATCGAGAACGTGCCCTTCTACGGCGCCGCGGTGCTGTGCGTCGATCATCCGGAAGTGCAGAAGGTCATTGCCCGCGTTCGCGACCGGCGCGTCGTGACTTATGGCTTCTCGGCTCAGGCAGACTGGTCGGCCGAGAACATTCGCCAGCAGGACTCCGGCATCGGCAACCTGTTCGACGCCATCCACACCGACCGTGACGGCAATCGCCGGCGCATCGCCGACATCGCCTTGCCGATGCCGGGGCGGCACAACGTGCAGAACGCGTTGGCAGCCATCGCCGTTGCCAACGAACTTGGTTGCGATGACGAAGTCATTCGCACCGGCTTCTCCCGCTTCGGGGGCGTACGGCGGCGCTTTACCCGTGTCGGTGAAGTCTCCGGCGCGACGGTGATCGACGATTATGCGCACCATCCGGTGGAAATCCGCGCCGTGCTTTCGGCGGCGCGCGAGGCGGCGAAGGGGCGTGTGATCGCGGTTGCACAGCCGCACCGCTTCACGCGGCTGCGCGACCTGATGGGTGAGTTTCAGAGCTGCTTCAATGACGCCGACGTGGTCTTCGTCGCCCCGGTCTACACGGCCGGCGAGGCACCGATTGCGGGTGTCGATGCCTCGGCGCTGGTCAAGGGCCTGAAGGATCTGGGCCATCGCTCGGCAGCCGAGGTTTCCGGCCCCGCTGACCTGGCCGACCGCCTCGCAGGCCTGGTCCAGCCCGGTGACATCGTGGTTTGTCTCGGTGCCGGTGACATCACCAAGTGGGCAGCAGGCCTGGCAGCGGAAGTTTCCGCGCGCCAAGCCGGCGCGGTGGTCGAGGGGGCGGTATGA
- the murG gene encoding undecaprenyldiphospho-muramoylpentapeptide beta-N-acetylglucosaminyltransferase, protein MSPVSRHYVLAAGGTGGHLTPAFALAHELERRGHHVALITDERGAEIPGKPDFLPAHVLPAGRFGKNPLRWPSAIASVLEGRRMALRLYDSFEPSAVVGFGGYPALPALLAARSAGIPSVIHEQNAVLGRVNRLLAGRVSAIATAYPDVDRLKPKYLPKVHLVGNPVRPAVLALRDEPFPAFTDEGLMRVLVTGGSQGARVLSEIVPDGLSMLAPALRSRLQVIQQCRAEDLDAVRDRYANHGIPAELGTYFEDMHVRLADAHLFIGRAGASTIAELTAVGRPAILVPLPIATDDHQAANVREIVKAGGARSIRQHNFTAKELAKQINAMAQHPETLANAAHAAWNCGRPKAASDLADLVESFGAAPIQDVIRAAGEGVHEGREALA, encoded by the coding sequence ATGAGCCCGGTTTCGCGGCACTATGTTCTCGCAGCAGGAGGCACCGGCGGGCACCTGACGCCCGCCTTCGCGCTTGCGCATGAGCTCGAACGGCGCGGCCACCACGTGGCGCTGATCACCGACGAGCGCGGCGCCGAGATTCCGGGCAAGCCCGATTTCCTGCCGGCGCACGTCCTGCCCGCAGGGCGGTTCGGCAAGAACCCGCTGCGTTGGCCGTCGGCGATTGCGTCCGTGCTCGAAGGGCGGCGCATGGCGCTGCGCCTTTACGATAGCTTTGAGCCTAGCGCTGTGGTCGGTTTCGGCGGCTATCCGGCGTTGCCTGCGCTACTGGCCGCGCGGTCGGCAGGCATTCCCTCGGTGATCCACGAACAGAACGCGGTCCTCGGCCGGGTGAACCGGCTGCTGGCCGGCCGTGTGAGCGCGATCGCTACCGCCTATCCGGACGTCGACCGGCTCAAGCCGAAGTACCTGCCGAAGGTCCACCTCGTCGGCAATCCGGTACGGCCCGCGGTTCTCGCCCTGCGCGACGAGCCGTTTCCGGCCTTCACCGACGAAGGTCTGATGCGCGTGCTGGTGACCGGCGGCAGCCAGGGTGCGCGGGTTCTGTCGGAGATCGTGCCTGACGGTCTCTCGATGCTCGCCCCCGCGCTGCGTTCGCGCCTGCAGGTCATCCAGCAATGCCGCGCCGAAGATCTCGACGCTGTGCGTGACCGTTATGCCAACCATGGCATCCCGGCAGAGCTTGGAACCTATTTCGAAGACATGCACGTGCGGCTTGCCGATGCGCATCTGTTCATCGGCCGGGCCGGAGCCTCGACCATTGCCGAACTGACAGCGGTAGGCCGGCCCGCGATCCTGGTCCCGCTGCCGATCGCGACCGATGACCATCAGGCCGCCAACGTGCGCGAGATCGTCAAGGCCGGCGGCGCGCGCTCGATCCGGCAGCACAACTTCACCGCCAAGGAACTGGCCAAGCAGATCAACGCCATGGCGCAGCATCCGGAAACCCTGGCCAACGCGGCGCACGCGGCGTGGAACTGCGGCCGTCCCAAGGCGGCGAGCGACTTGGCCGACCTGGTCGAGAGCTTCGGTGCGGCGCCGATCCAGGATGTGATCCGCGCGGCCGGCGAAGGGGTTCACGAAGGGCGGGAGGCGCTGGCATGA